The Trinickia acidisoli genome includes a window with the following:
- a CDS encoding Rne/Rng family ribonuclease, whose product MKRMLFNATQQEELRVAIVDGQKLIDIDIETAGREQRKGNIYKGIVTRIEPSLEACFVNYGEDRHGFLPFKEVARQYFKEGVDMRSARIQDALREGQELIVQVEKEERGNKGAALTTFISLAGRYLVLMPNNPRGGGVSRRIEGDDRQELRETMSQLQLPDGMSIIARTAGIGRSAEELQWDLNYLMQLWRAIEAASQSGQTGQPMLIYLESSLVIRAIRDYFQPDIGEILIDTTEIHDQARAFMDIVMPDNVGKVKRYHDDVPLFSRFQIEHQIETAYSRTVPLPSGGAIVIDHTEALVAIDVNSARATKGADIEETATRTNLEAADEVARQLRLRDLGGLIVIDFIDMESAKSQREVEQRLKDALKHDRARVQMGKISRFGLMELSRQRLRPALSEGSHVTCPRCNGTGHIRDTESSALQVLRIIQEEAMKENTAAIHCQVPVEVTAFLLNEKRQEINKIESRFKVGVILIPNKHLDTPHYKLERLRHDDARLDEPRASWKMAEEAARELESETAYSKRTEEVKPKQEAAVKGITPERPAPSAPVRPQPAPTPAAAAAAPRAGGLFGWIKSLFGAQPQTPAPAAEQPAQPARPARGERSERAERSGNRNRRGAGAGREGTARTESAVGGRAGQQPSQRTAREQREPREGREGREGRGEARERGQERAEALETATRGERQERRERGERPERGERVERGERAERQERPERGERRKPQADVAADPAVRAEPQADEAVLGAGVLAPDQETAARDGEERRRRRRGRRGGRREREEEGVNATLAADVAEAEGAVAAVPAQAAPAVEAHARVVEAEAAVEAAAVPHAHAAEADVAAEPHARAVEAEAAPVPQVEAHAEEVVVTPVATPSSIATPLPEAPAPATAPAATVAPTPSEAVAAPVEHASAIPVATAAPAPVVAEPEAPIAHAIETAPAAAPIAEAAPVISAEPVASAALAPIEAASAVTEVVQRPATPSPRANGLSAADLQPMLESAGLVWVSTDAGKLRAAQEAAAQAPAAVRAPRERKPLPPVDHTPMQQIETHKDA is encoded by the coding sequence ATGAAACGCATGCTGTTCAACGCAACGCAGCAGGAAGAACTGCGCGTTGCCATCGTCGATGGGCAAAAACTCATCGACATCGATATCGAAACCGCCGGGCGCGAACAACGCAAAGGCAATATCTACAAGGGGATCGTGACTCGCATCGAGCCGTCGCTCGAAGCGTGCTTCGTCAACTACGGGGAAGACCGCCACGGTTTCCTGCCGTTCAAGGAAGTCGCCCGCCAGTACTTCAAGGAAGGCGTCGACATGCGCTCGGCGCGCATCCAGGACGCGCTGCGCGAGGGTCAGGAACTCATCGTCCAGGTCGAGAAGGAAGAGCGCGGCAACAAGGGCGCGGCGCTCACGACGTTCATTTCGCTCGCCGGCCGCTACCTCGTCCTGATGCCGAACAATCCGCGCGGCGGCGGCGTATCGCGACGCATCGAGGGCGACGACCGCCAAGAGCTGCGCGAGACGATGTCGCAACTGCAACTGCCCGACGGCATGAGCATCATCGCGCGCACGGCCGGCATCGGCCGCAGCGCCGAAGAGCTGCAGTGGGACTTGAACTATCTGATGCAACTGTGGCGCGCGATCGAAGCCGCCTCGCAAAGCGGCCAAACCGGCCAGCCGATGCTGATCTACCTGGAATCGAGTCTCGTCATCCGAGCGATTCGCGACTACTTCCAGCCCGATATCGGCGAAATCCTCATCGATACCACCGAAATCCATGATCAGGCCCGCGCCTTCATGGATATCGTCATGCCCGACAACGTCGGCAAGGTGAAGCGCTACCACGACGACGTTCCGCTCTTCTCGCGCTTTCAGATCGAGCACCAGATCGAAACCGCGTATTCGCGGACGGTGCCGCTGCCCTCGGGCGGCGCGATCGTCATCGATCACACCGAAGCGCTCGTCGCGATCGACGTGAACTCGGCGCGCGCCACCAAAGGCGCCGACATCGAGGAGACGGCCACACGCACGAACCTCGAGGCTGCCGATGAAGTGGCCCGCCAACTGCGCCTGCGCGACCTCGGCGGCCTGATCGTGATCGATTTCATCGACATGGAATCGGCCAAGAGCCAGCGCGAAGTCGAGCAGCGCCTGAAAGACGCGCTCAAGCACGACCGCGCGCGCGTCCAGATGGGCAAGATCTCGCGTTTCGGCCTGATGGAGTTGTCGCGCCAACGCCTGCGTCCCGCCCTGTCCGAAGGCAGCCACGTGACCTGCCCGCGCTGCAACGGCACCGGCCACATTCGCGACACCGAATCGTCCGCCCTGCAAGTGCTGCGGATCATTCAAGAAGAAGCGATGAAGGAAAACACCGCGGCGATCCACTGCCAGGTGCCGGTCGAGGTAACCGCCTTCCTGCTCAACGAAAAGCGCCAGGAAATCAACAAGATCGAGTCGCGCTTCAAGGTGGGCGTGATCCTCATTCCGAACAAGCATCTCGATACGCCGCACTACAAGCTCGAGCGCCTGCGCCACGACGACGCGCGTCTGGACGAGCCGCGCGCCTCGTGGAAGATGGCCGAGGAAGCCGCTCGCGAGCTCGAATCGGAAACCGCCTACAGCAAGCGCACCGAAGAGGTGAAGCCGAAGCAGGAAGCCGCCGTCAAGGGCATCACGCCCGAGCGGCCCGCCCCGAGCGCACCGGTACGCCCGCAACCGGCTCCCACGCCGGCCGCGGCCGCTGCCGCGCCGCGCGCCGGCGGCTTGTTCGGCTGGATCAAGAGCTTGTTCGGTGCCCAGCCTCAAACGCCGGCACCGGCCGCCGAACAACCGGCCCAGCCGGCACGCCCGGCGCGCGGTGAGCGTAGCGAACGCGCCGAGCGCAGCGGCAATCGCAATCGCCGCGGTGCAGGCGCCGGCCGCGAAGGTACGGCTCGAACCGAATCGGCCGTCGGCGGCCGCGCCGGCCAACAACCGTCGCAACGCACGGCGCGCGAGCAGCGCGAGCCCCGGGAAGGTCGTGAAGGACGCGAGGGTCGCGGTGAAGCCCGCGAGCGCGGGCAAGAGCGCGCCGAAGCACTCGAAACCGCAACGCGCGGCGAGCGCCAAGAACGACGCGAACGTGGCGAACGCCCCGAGCGCGGCGAGCGCGTGGAGCGCGGCGAACGTGCCGAGCGCCAGGAACGCCCAGAGCGCGGCGAGCGCCGCAAGCCGCAAGCTGACGTCGCAGCGGATCCGGCCGTACGTGCCGAGCCACAGGCCGACGAGGCTGTACTGGGTGCCGGCGTGCTCGCACCCGATCAGGAAACGGCAGCGCGCGACGGCGAAGAACGTCGCCGCCGCCGCCGCGGCCGTCGTGGCGGTCGCCGCGAGCGTGAGGAAGAAGGCGTGAACGCGACGCTAGCCGCCGACGTGGCCGAAGCCGAAGGCGCCGTAGCCGCCGTACCGGCGCAGGCCGCGCCCGCTGTCGAGGCGCATGCTCGCGTGGTAGAAGCCGAAGCGGCTGTCGAAGCGGCTGCCGTGCCGCATGCTCACGCGGCAGAAGCCGACGTGGCTGCCGAACCGCATGCCCGCGCAGTGGAAGCCGAAGCGGCCCCCGTGCCGCAGGTTGAAGCGCACGCCGAGGAAGTGGTCGTGACGCCAGTGGCGACACCTTCGTCGATCGCGACACCGCTGCCCGAGGCCCCGGCCCCAGCCACGGCGCCGGCCGCCACCGTTGCGCCGACCCCGAGCGAAGCCGTTGCAGCGCCAGTCGAGCATGCTTCGGCGATTCCGGTTGCAACCGCCGCACCCGCGCCGGTTGTCGCAGAGCCCGAAGCGCCTATCGCGCACGCTATCGAGACAGCCCCCGCTGCCGCGCCGATCGCCGAAGCCGCGCCGGTAATTTCGGCCGAGCCGGTCGCGAGCGCGGCATTGGCTCCGATCGAAGCAGCCAGCGCCGTGACCGAGGTCGTGCAGCGGCCCGCAACGCCGAGTCCACGGGCAAACGGGTTGTCTGCTGCTGACTTGCAACCGATGCTCGAATCGGCCGGCCTCGTCTGGGTCAGCACCGACGCCGGCAAACTGCGCGCCGCGCAGGAAGCCGCTGCGCAAGCGCCGGCCGCCGTGCGCGCGCCGCGTGAACGCAAACCGCTGCCGCCCGTCGATCACACGCCGATGCAGCAGATCGAAACACACAAGGACGCTTAG
- the moaA gene encoding GTP 3',8-cyclase MoaA: MSRRIIPVADVSAMPDIAGAPLTPRGTLVDALVRPLRDLRISVTDRCNFRCVYCMPRAVFGKDYSFLPHGALLTFEEIERAARLFVAHGVDKIRLTGGEPLLRKDIERLVERLATLTTPDGRSLDLTLTTNGSLLARKAQSLKNAGLTRVTVSLDALDNALFKRMNDADFAPSAVLDGIAAAQAAGLAPVKINMVVKHGTNDAEIVPMARHFKGSGTVLRFIEYMDVGTSNGWNMTEVLPSADVVARIAEHFPLVPLEAHTPSETAQRWGYADGTGEIGVISSVTRAFCGTCTRARLSTEGKLYLCLFASAGHDLRALLRSGATDDEIATAIGRIWQAREDRYSQLRGSAAADTASNGLARVEMSYIGG, from the coding sequence ATGTCTCGTCGCATCATTCCCGTCGCCGATGTCAGCGCGATGCCCGATATTGCCGGCGCGCCGCTCACTCCGCGCGGGACGCTCGTCGATGCGCTCGTCAGACCGCTGCGCGATCTGCGCATTTCAGTGACCGATCGCTGCAACTTCCGCTGCGTCTATTGCATGCCGCGCGCCGTCTTCGGCAAGGATTATTCGTTCCTGCCCCACGGCGCATTGCTGACGTTCGAGGAAATCGAGCGGGCCGCCCGGCTGTTCGTCGCGCACGGCGTCGACAAGATTCGTCTCACGGGCGGGGAACCGCTGCTGCGCAAGGACATCGAGCGGCTCGTCGAGCGGCTTGCAACCTTGACCACACCGGACGGGCGCTCGCTCGACCTCACATTGACCACGAACGGCTCGCTGCTCGCTCGCAAGGCGCAGAGCCTGAAGAACGCCGGCTTGACGCGCGTCACCGTCAGTCTCGATGCACTCGACAACGCGCTCTTCAAGCGCATGAACGACGCCGACTTCGCCCCCAGCGCCGTGCTCGACGGCATCGCGGCCGCGCAGGCAGCCGGACTGGCTCCAGTCAAGATCAACATGGTCGTCAAGCACGGCACGAACGACGCAGAGATCGTGCCGATGGCACGGCACTTCAAAGGCTCGGGTACCGTACTCCGGTTCATCGAATATATGGACGTCGGCACGTCGAACGGCTGGAACATGACGGAAGTGCTGCCGTCGGCCGACGTCGTCGCCCGCATCGCCGAGCACTTCCCGCTCGTCCCGCTCGAAGCCCATACCCCCTCGGAAACAGCGCAGCGCTGGGGCTATGCCGACGGCACCGGCGAAATCGGCGTCATCTCGAGCGTCACGCGCGCATTCTGCGGCACCTGCACGCGCGCTCGTCTCTCGACGGAAGGCAAGCTCTATTTGTGCCTATTCGCCTCGGCCGGGCACGATTTGCGTGCGCTGCTGCGTAGCGGTGCCACCGACGACGAGATCGCCACCGCTATCGGCCGGATCTGGCAAGCGCGCGAAGACCGTTATTCTCAGTTGCGCGGCAGTGCCGCGGCCGATACGGCATCGAACGGCCTCGCGCGGGTCGAGATGTCGTACATCGGCGGCTAG